The following coding sequences are from one Shewanella putrefaciens window:
- the folB gene encoding dihydroneopterin aldolase — translation MDKVLIRQLRVDTVIGVYDWEKTIQQSLFLDLDMAWDNKPAAASDDYQFALCYETVSTRITQLITERPIELIETVAERVADCLISEFNVVWVKVVVMKPGAVATAASVGVEIERSR, via the coding sequence ATGGATAAGGTACTTATAAGACAATTACGAGTCGATACTGTGATTGGTGTCTATGATTGGGAGAAGACAATCCAACAGAGCTTATTTTTAGATTTAGATATGGCTTGGGATAACAAACCCGCCGCTGCAAGTGATGATTATCAGTTTGCGCTCTGTTATGAAACAGTGTCTACACGGATTACTCAGCTTATTACCGAGCGACCCATTGAACTTATTGAAACCGTTGCAGAACGTGTTGCCGACTGTTTAATTAGCGAGTTTAACGTGGTTTGGGTCAAAGTGGTGGTGATGAAACCCGGTGCAGTTGCTACAGCAGCTTCTGTTGGCGTTGAAATTGAGCGTTCACGTTAA
- the folK gene encoding 2-amino-4-hydroxy-6-hydroxymethyldihydropteridine diphosphokinase, with the protein MARIYISLGSNIEPVQHLQAGLQSLRECFGPLRLSSMYESEAVGFSGTNFLNMVASAETDLNIATVVAQFKQIEQNHGRLVGAKKFSPRTLDLDLLLYDDIVCQIPVVLPRAEIVNNAFVLWPLAELAPNLVHPLVHQTYAKLWNDYDKDSQRLWPVTFEWPCGLTF; encoded by the coding sequence ATGGCACGTATTTACATTAGTTTAGGTAGTAATATTGAGCCCGTTCAGCATTTGCAGGCAGGGTTACAGTCACTCAGAGAATGCTTTGGTCCACTCAGGCTTTCTTCTATGTATGAGAGTGAAGCGGTTGGGTTTAGTGGCACAAATTTTTTAAATATGGTGGCAAGCGCTGAAACCGATTTGAATATTGCTACGGTAGTTGCGCAGTTTAAGCAAATCGAGCAAAATCACGGCCGTCTTGTTGGTGCAAAGAAGTTCAGCCCAAGAACATTAGATTTAGATTTGTTACTTTATGATGACATTGTATGTCAAATTCCAGTGGTGTTACCCCGGGCCGAGATAGTTAATAACGCTTTTGTATTGTGGCCGTTAGCGGAGTTAGCTCCAAATCTCGTTCACCCCTTAGTCCACCAAACCTATGCAAAATTGTGGAATGACTACGACAAAGATTCACAGCGACTTTGGCCTGTGACGTTTGAATGGCCCTGTGGGCTGACGTTTTAA
- a CDS encoding undecaprenyl-diphosphate phosphatase produces MDTFQVIILALIQGLTEFLPISSSAHLILPAELLGWEDQGLSFDVAVNTGSLLAVVIYFRHELWNMFTAWIASIFKGKQSDDSKLAWWIILATLPAVFFGFMAKDFIETHLRSAEVIAVTTIVFGLLLWWADKMSHQDLTVYQTGWRKALLIGFAQALALIPGTSRSGATMTAALMLGLSRDAAARFSFLMSVPVSLGAAILVGKDLSESSLPIDYQALTLGTLVSFVAAYLCIHYFLKIISRMGMTPFVIYRLILGAVLCGFIFL; encoded by the coding sequence ATGGATACGTTTCAGGTAATTATTTTAGCGTTAATTCAAGGGTTAACTGAGTTTCTTCCTATATCAAGTTCTGCACACTTAATTTTACCCGCTGAGCTGTTAGGCTGGGAAGATCAAGGATTATCCTTTGATGTGGCTGTAAACACTGGCTCGTTACTTGCGGTGGTGATTTATTTTAGACATGAATTGTGGAACATGTTTACAGCTTGGATTGCCAGTATTTTTAAAGGTAAACAGTCAGATGACAGTAAACTGGCTTGGTGGATAATTCTTGCAACACTACCTGCAGTTTTTTTTGGTTTTATGGCAAAAGATTTTATTGAAACGCATCTACGCAGTGCTGAAGTGATTGCTGTTACCACTATCGTTTTTGGCTTATTGCTTTGGTGGGCAGATAAGATGTCACATCAAGATTTAACTGTTTATCAAACCGGATGGCGTAAGGCATTATTGATTGGTTTTGCACAGGCACTGGCATTAATTCCTGGAACTTCACGCTCTGGCGCTACAATGACTGCTGCGCTCATGCTGGGTTTAAGTCGTGATGCTGCCGCCCGATTTTCATTCTTAATGTCTGTTCCTGTGAGTTTAGGCGCAGCCATTTTAGTGGGTAAAGATCTATCTGAAAGTTCACTTCCTATTGATTATCAGGCGCTTACTTTAGGAACTTTGGTCTCTTTTGTTGCCGCATACCTTTGTATTCATTATTTCTTAAAAATAATCAGTCGCATGGGGATGACACCTTTCGTTATTTACCGCCTTATACTTGGCGCGGTGTTATGTGGATTTATATTTCTGTAA
- a CDS encoding putative RNA methyltransferase produces the protein MSLKFQCPTCGLSLQQHQSSQGFHCTNKHHFDKSEQGYWVFTKPQRQKPTGDSRQQVRAKRFLLESGIFAPLIDKMAEMLVGSLQDDISLLDYECAEGFYLRALSSKLTDIAKGLTIQYVGVADAENTIFSAAKAQTPGILCLSTSKVLPFSDNCIDVITVIDKPLKGKESVRVLKEDGLMLLVLPGARHLWQLKEYIYPDLAEKTVQINLPSGLLIIETQTLHFTLSVTGEQALTLLDMTPYAWRATDRMKHNIQSNYFESLEIDFILVLARKCLSGEAQVSCT, from the coding sequence ATGAGTCTTAAATTTCAATGTCCGACATGTGGTCTGTCATTACAGCAGCATCAATCATCGCAGGGTTTTCACTGTACAAATAAACATCATTTCGATAAAAGTGAACAAGGCTATTGGGTTTTTACTAAGCCGCAAAGACAAAAGCCAACAGGCGATTCTCGTCAGCAGGTGCGGGCTAAACGCTTTCTGTTAGAGTCAGGTATTTTTGCGCCGTTAATTGATAAAATGGCCGAAATGCTCGTCGGTTCATTGCAAGATGATATAAGTTTGTTGGATTATGAGTGTGCTGAAGGTTTCTATTTACGCGCTTTATCATCCAAGTTGACTGATATTGCAAAGGGATTAACGATTCAATACGTGGGCGTTGCAGATGCTGAAAATACAATATTTTCTGCTGCTAAGGCACAAACACCAGGGATCTTATGTTTGAGTACCTCCAAAGTATTACCTTTTAGCGACAATTGTATTGATGTTATTACAGTGATAGATAAACCGCTTAAGGGTAAGGAGTCTGTGCGTGTGCTCAAAGAAGATGGGCTCATGTTGTTAGTGTTGCCGGGAGCTAGACATTTATGGCAATTGAAAGAATATATCTATCCTGATTTAGCCGAAAAGACGGTGCAAATAAATTTGCCGTCTGGATTATTGATAATAGAAACTCAAACCCTGCATTTTACCTTGTCAGTGACGGGTGAGCAGGCTTTAACATTACTGGATATGACCCCCTATGCTTGGCGGGCAACGGATAGGATGAAACATAATATCCAATCCAATTATTTTGAGTCCCTTGAAATTGATTTTATATTAGTATTAGCGCGAAAATGCTTAAGCGGAGAGGCACAAGTGAGTTGTACATAA
- a CDS encoding Lpp/OprI family alanine-zipper lipoprotein, which produces MNKKVLMIAGLAMTALLGGCANTTALEESVATLGNKVDQLSADVGSLKSEQSKLSADVKDAKAAAMDAQAEAKRANDRLDNVATRYKK; this is translated from the coding sequence ATGAACAAAAAAGTACTGATGATTGCTGGTTTAGCAATGACTGCCCTACTAGGTGGTTGTGCAAACACTACTGCTCTGGAAGAAAGCGTTGCTACTCTGGGCAACAAAGTTGATCAATTGTCAGCTGATGTCGGCTCTCTGAAATCTGAGCAAAGCAAATTGTCTGCAGACGTTAAAGATGCTAAAGCAGCAGCTATGGACGCACAAGCAGAAGCTAAGCGTGCTAACGACCGTCTAGACAACGTTGCTACTCGTTACAAAAAGTAA
- a CDS encoding multifunctional CCA addition/repair protein, whose amino-acid sequence MKIYLVGGAVRDSLLNLPIKDKDYMVVGATPEQMLQLGYRQVGKDFPVFLHPITQQEYALARTERKVGLGYGGFSCYASPDVTLEQDLLRRDLTINAIAQDEEGNLHDPFNGIGDLNARLLRHVSDAFIEDPLRVLRVARFAARFHHLGFQIADSTLQLMQQIAQSGELNALTPERVWQEVDKTLSGSNPEVFFEVLRQCGALKVLFPELDALFGIPQPEKWHPEIDTGLHTLMVLAQAAILTQDKAVRFAALVHDLGKAITPIEHLPKHHGHGQKGLPIIKALCERLRIPNEFRDLALIVSDQHQNVHQAFKLRPETIIKIFDKADFWRKPERLKQLVQACIADMRGRTGFEHQDYPQGEYFSQCFAVASNVNIKAIIQAGFKGEEIKQILHMHRIDAVGQLKRDKQNAVD is encoded by the coding sequence GTGAAAATATACTTAGTCGGCGGCGCTGTACGTGACAGCCTGCTCAATCTCCCCATTAAAGATAAAGACTATATGGTGGTTGGCGCGACACCAGAGCAAATGCTACAACTGGGTTACCGCCAAGTGGGTAAAGATTTTCCCGTATTCCTACACCCAATAACACAGCAAGAATATGCACTCGCCCGTACTGAACGTAAAGTTGGGTTAGGCTATGGTGGTTTTAGTTGCTATGCCAGTCCCGATGTCACACTTGAGCAAGACTTGCTCAGACGAGATCTGACTATCAATGCAATTGCACAAGATGAAGAAGGCAACCTACATGATCCTTTCAATGGTATTGGAGATCTTAACGCTCGCCTCTTGCGCCATGTCTCCGATGCATTTATTGAAGATCCACTCAGAGTATTACGTGTTGCAAGATTTGCCGCGCGGTTTCATCACTTAGGCTTTCAAATAGCTGACAGCACACTTCAGCTTATGCAGCAGATCGCCCAAAGTGGAGAGTTAAACGCCTTAACACCTGAACGAGTCTGGCAGGAAGTTGATAAAACCTTAAGTGGTTCAAACCCCGAGGTTTTTTTTGAGGTATTACGTCAATGTGGCGCACTGAAAGTACTTTTCCCAGAACTTGATGCCTTATTTGGTATCCCACAACCCGAAAAATGGCATCCAGAAATCGATACAGGCCTGCACACCTTGATGGTACTCGCCCAAGCCGCAATACTCACGCAGGATAAAGCCGTTCGTTTTGCAGCACTCGTTCACGACCTAGGGAAGGCGATCACGCCCATAGAACATTTACCTAAACATCATGGCCACGGACAAAAAGGATTACCAATAATCAAAGCTCTGTGTGAACGTTTACGTATTCCGAATGAGTTCAGAGATCTTGCATTAATTGTCAGTGATCAACATCAAAATGTGCATCAAGCCTTCAAACTCAGACCAGAAACAATTATCAAGATATTTGATAAAGCCGATTTTTGGCGCAAACCTGAACGTCTAAAACAACTCGTACAGGCCTGTATTGCAGATATGCGCGGTCGTACAGGATTTGAACATCAGGATTACCCGCAAGGTGAATACTTTAGCCAATGCTTTGCAGTCGCGAGTAATGTCAATATTAAGGCAATTATTCAAGCGGGCTTTAAAGGGGAGGAAATAAAGCAAATCCTCCACATGCATAGAATCGATGCCGTTGGTCAGTTAAAACGTGATAAACAAAATGCAGTGGATTAG
- a CDS encoding ExeA family protein, giving the protein MYKAFYGLSDNPFSIAPNPHYLFLSDRHREALAHLTYGLGETGGFVLLTGEVGTGKTTVSRCLLGQLPDNTDTAFILNPSLTELELLATLCDELKIRYGENPTLKQLTDHLSHFLLANHEKGRNTVLIIDEAQHLRPEVLEQLRLLTNLETDTKKLLQVILIGQPELQLLLKRQELRQLAQRITARYHLLPLNEDEIALYVLHRLQVAGRFEPLFTRKAIKVLQKYSGGIPRLINLLCERALMAGYAQSRVPIDHRMVRQAAAEVLGEEEKQQNPYLWPTAIVVTLAIAFGVSYWLFTLNQSTMSVQASTADSQLSQNVSIAAQDIKDVNSETQLTQALIKQPSTQATIVKPDPSQRVLNEAINQSRQIDTAFAGLFSVWGKVPFKGLTACQSAIEQGLSCYQQQGNWMSLTRLNYPAVVYLVDDNQQDFYGAVLAVDGEQLLMQLGEQQLWVDRAWFNQHFSGTFEILWQAPSLPMMEISQKSSVGQLQWLENALAHVSNRNARRVTHFDLKLENDLKAFQSQHGLKADGIAGNQTLVRLNLYLSEQGPRLTDNGAHG; this is encoded by the coding sequence ATGTACAAGGCCTTTTATGGACTCAGCGATAACCCTTTTTCAATTGCACCCAATCCCCATTATTTATTTTTGAGTGATAGGCACCGAGAAGCCCTAGCACATCTTACCTACGGTTTGGGTGAAACCGGTGGTTTTGTGCTGTTAACAGGTGAAGTGGGGACGGGTAAAACAACGGTGTCTCGTTGTTTGCTTGGGCAATTGCCCGATAATACCGATACTGCATTTATCCTGAATCCCTCACTGACTGAATTGGAGTTACTTGCCACTCTTTGCGATGAGTTGAAGATCCGTTATGGAGAAAATCCAACACTTAAGCAGTTGACCGATCATTTAAGCCATTTTTTACTCGCGAACCATGAGAAAGGTCGTAACACGGTACTCATTATTGATGAGGCTCAGCACCTACGACCTGAAGTGTTAGAACAATTACGGTTGCTCACAAATCTGGAGACAGATACCAAAAAATTATTGCAGGTGATTTTGATTGGTCAACCTGAGCTGCAATTGTTACTAAAACGTCAAGAATTACGACAGCTGGCACAGCGAATTACTGCTCGTTATCATTTATTACCGCTAAATGAAGATGAAATTGCACTTTATGTGTTACACCGCTTACAGGTCGCGGGACGATTTGAACCACTGTTTACCCGTAAAGCGATTAAGGTATTACAGAAATATAGCGGGGGGATTCCACGCCTAATTAACTTGCTCTGTGAACGTGCGTTAATGGCTGGTTATGCACAATCCCGAGTGCCAATTGATCATCGTATGGTGAGGCAAGCTGCGGCTGAAGTATTAGGTGAGGAAGAAAAACAACAGAATCCATACCTCTGGCCAACGGCTATTGTTGTGACTCTCGCCATTGCCTTTGGCGTATCCTATTGGTTGTTTACCCTCAATCAAAGCACTATGAGCGTTCAAGCTTCCACCGCAGATAGTCAACTTTCTCAAAATGTTAGTATTGCTGCTCAAGACATAAAAGATGTAAATAGTGAAACCCAGTTAACTCAGGCTTTAATCAAACAACCGAGTACCCAAGCTACAATCGTAAAACCTGATCCCAGCCAACGAGTCTTAAATGAGGCAATAAACCAAAGTCGTCAAATTGATACTGCCTTTGCTGGATTGTTCAGTGTTTGGGGGAAAGTGCCTTTTAAAGGGCTAACAGCCTGCCAATCAGCCATTGAACAAGGGCTTTCCTGTTATCAACAACAGGGAAATTGGATGTCCCTTACACGGTTAAATTATCCTGCAGTAGTATATTTAGTAGATGATAATCAACAGGATTTTTACGGTGCAGTGCTTGCTGTTGATGGTGAACAATTACTTATGCAATTGGGTGAGCAGCAACTGTGGGTTGATAGGGCATGGTTTAATCAACATTTTAGCGGTACCTTTGAGATTTTATGGCAGGCACCTAGCCTACCTATGATGGAGATCAGCCAGAAGTCGAGCGTAGGACAACTTCAGTGGTTGGAAAATGCGCTTGCCCATGTGAGTAATCGTAATGCGAGAAGGGTAACGCACTTTGATCTTAAATTAGAAAATGATCTCAAAGCTTTTCAAAGCCAACATGGCTTGAAAGCTGATGGTATTGCTGGCAACCAAACATTAGTGAGACTGAATTTGTATTTAAGTGAGCAAGGCCCGCGTTTAACCGATAATGGAGCACATGGCTAA
- a CDS encoding general secretion pathway protein GspB: MSILLDAVTRNKQQQLSPLPDAVLTPRTNYPESRKASIPLVKLSLLALAVAIGVGIAWGVSVLEQSEKSLSVMAGLATPIKQNAPAANLSPVNPPQTASATEVTESQIVDANSSGVRLAGKVALPRTQELPQVGNMQAGQVLAVTTGYVNNPQRDPSYDDYLATSAQVDANTRTVQQLNTDESNVLNQFEQPEYQEMPEQEPIILGANPNRQGLAQLEALRQQVSAAAVDVGLETNQSREDDKLVSTFQDALKKVEYGNSAKTPVTQPKLDPIPKQESDDIPKYGQLPAGLQLQVPEFNIVAHVYSTDPNKRWLNVDGAELQEGDKISGKLTIISIRPRDVVLEIQGTQFKVPAI; encoded by the coding sequence ATGTCCATTCTACTCGATGCGGTAACGCGTAATAAGCAACAACAGTTATCTCCTTTACCTGATGCCGTGTTAACACCACGGACAAATTATCCTGAGTCCCGTAAAGCCAGTATCCCTCTGGTTAAGCTATCGCTATTAGCGTTGGCAGTTGCTATTGGGGTAGGGATTGCTTGGGGGGTAAGTGTGTTAGAGCAAAGTGAGAAGTCGTTATCTGTAATGGCAGGACTCGCAACACCTATAAAGCAAAATGCTCCAGCAGCTAATTTGTCGCCCGTAAATCCACCACAAACTGCATCAGCCACTGAAGTAACGGAGAGTCAAATTGTTGATGCGAATTCGAGCGGAGTCCGCTTAGCGGGCAAAGTCGCGTTGCCAAGGACACAAGAGTTACCGCAAGTCGGCAATATGCAGGCAGGGCAAGTTTTAGCTGTGACAACTGGATATGTAAACAATCCGCAGCGTGATCCAAGCTATGATGACTATCTTGCAACCTCGGCGCAGGTTGATGCTAACACTCGCACAGTACAACAACTCAATACTGACGAAAGCAATGTGTTAAATCAATTTGAACAGCCTGAATATCAAGAGATGCCAGAGCAAGAGCCGATTATATTAGGTGCTAATCCGAATCGTCAGGGATTGGCACAGCTTGAGGCATTACGCCAACAGGTGAGCGCGGCAGCCGTCGATGTTGGGTTGGAGACGAACCAAAGTCGTGAGGATGATAAATTAGTTTCTACATTTCAAGATGCGCTGAAAAAGGTTGAATATGGTAATTCGGCAAAAACTCCCGTAACTCAACCTAAGTTAGATCCTATCCCCAAACAAGAGAGCGATGACATCCCTAAATATGGTCAGTTACCAGCGGGGTTACAGCTACAAGTTCCTGAATTTAATATCGTTGCTCATGTCTATTCTACTGATCCTAACAAACGCTGGTTAAATGTGGACGGCGCGGAATTGCAGGAAGGCGATAAGATTAGTGGAAAACTGACAATCATTTCTATTCGTCCAAGGGATGTGGTGTTAGAAATTCAAGGAACGCAATTTAAGGTGCCAGCAATTTGA
- the nhaD gene encoding sodium:proton antiporter NhaD, which translates to MLYTFLIILAVLALLSIIFEEVTHLNKAKTTLFFGCISWVALFMAAGDPEHEKIIANQLNENLLEIATLWLFLMSTMTFVAYLNAKGMIQIMVQKLFPQQVSVRMLMIQVALFALVLSAFCDNVTATLVSLGLLTTFKLDKQMRRRMAVLIIFAVNSGGVALITGDVTTLMIFLGGHVHMSELLILFIPSALSVILLATLFSLKAEGVVATTPIKHTYQIVDVLIALVFFCTILMTMLFNILFGIPPVLTFLTGLSVMFLIGHTTRSDKEEIKILEYIRQVEYDTLLFFLGILLLVGMLKEIGTLDMLTKAYAMFNPNISNFVTGMGSALIDNVPLTAALLKAEPVLSTPEWLGLTYSVGVGGSLLIIGSAAGIVAMSKVKELTFVSYLKYVPALFLCYSLGYCLTLLLAYKLFA; encoded by the coding sequence ATGTTATATACCTTTCTGATCATATTGGCCGTGCTCGCCCTGCTCAGTATTATTTTCGAAGAAGTGACCCACCTTAATAAAGCAAAAACCACCTTATTTTTTGGCTGCATTTCTTGGGTAGCGCTGTTTATGGCAGCAGGCGATCCTGAGCATGAGAAAATTATTGCAAATCAACTCAACGAAAACTTACTCGAAATTGCGACTCTTTGGTTGTTTCTGATGTCAACAATGACTTTTGTCGCTTACCTCAACGCAAAAGGCATGATCCAAATCATGGTGCAAAAGCTGTTTCCACAACAAGTTTCTGTACGAATGTTGATGATCCAAGTGGCTTTGTTTGCACTGGTTTTATCGGCATTCTGCGATAACGTTACCGCCACATTAGTGTCTTTAGGCCTATTAACCACCTTTAAGCTTGATAAACAAATGCGTCGTAGGATGGCAGTATTAATTATTTTCGCCGTTAACTCTGGCGGTGTTGCATTAATCACTGGTGACGTTACTACCCTGATGATTTTCTTAGGCGGGCATGTTCATATGTCCGAGCTATTAATACTGTTTATTCCCTCTGCCCTTAGCGTTATTTTACTCGCGACCTTGTTTTCACTTAAAGCAGAAGGTGTTGTCGCCACAACACCTATCAAACATACCTATCAAATAGTTGATGTGCTGATTGCTCTAGTATTCTTCTGCACTATTTTAATGACTATGTTATTCAATATTCTCTTTGGGATCCCACCAGTGCTGACATTCCTAACGGGTCTATCTGTTATGTTCCTCATTGGTCACACTACACGTAGCGATAAAGAGGAAATTAAAATTCTTGAATATATTCGACAAGTTGAATATGACACTTTATTGTTTTTCTTAGGTATTTTATTACTCGTTGGTATGCTAAAAGAAATCGGCACCTTAGATATGCTGACGAAAGCATATGCTATGTTCAACCCAAACATTTCTAACTTCGTCACGGGGATGGGCTCAGCCTTAATTGATAACGTGCCATTAACGGCGGCGTTATTAAAAGCAGAACCCGTACTCAGTACACCAGAATGGCTTGGCTTAACTTACAGCGTCGGTGTGGGAGGTTCCTTACTCATCATAGGTTCTGCAGCTGGGATAGTCGCGATGAGTAAAGTGAAAGAATTGACATTCGTCAGTTACTTAAAATATGTACCGGCTTTATTCTTATGTTATAGCTTGGGCTATTGCCTCACGTTATTACTCGCTTACAAGCTGTTTGCTTAA
- the hemL gene encoding glutamate-1-semialdehyde 2,1-aminomutase: MTRSEALFEQAKKTIPGGVNSPVRAFNGVGGSPLFIEKANGAYIYDADGKAYIDYVGSWGPMILGHNHPKIRAAVLAAVENGLSFGAPTELEVQMAEKVISMVPSIEQVRMVSSGTEATMSAIRLARGFTNRDKILKFEGCYHGHADCLLVKAGSGALTLGQPSSPGIPEDFAKHTLTAVYNDLDSVRTLFEQYPTEISCIIIEPVAGNMNCIPPVPGFLQGLRDMCDEFGALLIIDEVMTGFRVSQSGAQGYYGVTPDLTTLGKVIGGGMPVGAFGGRKDVMQFIAPTGPVYQAGTLSGNPIAMSAGLAQMDALCEEGLYEALSAKTKRIAEGFKAAADKHGIPMAINYVGGMFGFFFTEQEQITRFDQVTKCNIEHFRTFYHGMLDEGVYLAPSAYEAGFLSMAHGEEELRLTLEAADRVLASMKTES; this comes from the coding sequence ATGACCCGTTCCGAAGCACTATTTGAACAGGCTAAAAAAACCATCCCCGGCGGTGTTAACTCTCCGGTTCGTGCATTTAATGGTGTAGGCGGTTCACCCCTGTTTATTGAAAAAGCTAACGGCGCTTATATTTACGATGCCGATGGCAAAGCTTATATCGACTATGTCGGTTCTTGGGGCCCGATGATCCTTGGCCACAACCATCCTAAAATCCGTGCGGCGGTATTAGCGGCGGTGGAAAATGGCTTGTCTTTTGGTGCGCCAACTGAGCTTGAAGTGCAAATGGCCGAGAAAGTCATCTCTATGGTGCCTTCTATTGAGCAAGTACGCATGGTGAGTTCAGGTACGGAAGCTACTATGAGTGCTATCCGTTTAGCGCGTGGTTTTACCAATCGTGACAAGATCTTAAAATTTGAAGGCTGTTACCACGGCCACGCAGATTGCCTGTTAGTGAAAGCTGGTTCTGGCGCATTAACTTTAGGTCAACCTAGCTCACCCGGTATTCCTGAAGATTTCGCCAAGCACACCCTCACCGCTGTGTATAACGATTTAGATTCAGTTAGAACCCTGTTCGAACAGTATCCAACTGAGATTTCTTGCATCATCATCGAACCCGTTGCCGGCAACATGAACTGTATTCCACCTGTCCCAGGTTTCCTCCAAGGTCTGCGTGATATGTGTGATGAGTTTGGCGCGCTACTGATCATCGATGAAGTAATGACGGGTTTTCGCGTATCACAAAGTGGCGCGCAGGGGTATTACGGCGTCACACCAGACCTAACCACACTCGGTAAAGTGATTGGTGGCGGTATGCCAGTGGGCGCTTTCGGTGGCCGTAAAGATGTAATGCAATTTATCGCACCGACTGGCCCAGTGTATCAAGCGGGTACTCTATCAGGTAACCCCATTGCGATGTCAGCGGGTCTGGCACAAATGGACGCCCTGTGTGAAGAAGGTTTGTACGAAGCACTGAGTGCAAAAACCAAACGTATTGCAGAAGGCTTTAAAGCCGCGGCGGATAAGCACGGTATTCCAATGGCGATCAACTATGTTGGCGGCATGTTCGGCTTCTTCTTTACCGAACAGGAGCAGATCACTCGCTTCGATCAAGTGACCAAGTGCAATATTGAGCACTTCCGCACTTTCTACCACGGAATGTTAGACGAAGGTGTTTACTTAGCACCTAGCGCCTATGAAGCAGGCTTCCTATCTATGGCCCATGGTGAAGAAGAACTGCGCCTAACCTTAGAAGCCGCAGATCGTGTTTTAGCGAGTATGAAAACCGAAAGTTAA
- a CDS encoding aspartate carbamoyltransferase: MNQFEGSHILSVNQLDLDSIQTIFNVASRMMPYALREKRNNVLDGAILGNLFFEPSTRTRVSFGCAFNLLGGHVRETTGMASSSLSKGESLYDTARVLSTYSDVIAMRHPDSYSVKEFAEGSRVPVINGGDGSNEHPTQALLDLFTIQKELKCAGRGIDGMHIAMVGDLKFGRTVHSLSRLLCMYKNISFTLISPAELAMPDYVISDIENAGHSIKITDQLEGHLDNADILYLTRIQEERFPSQEEANKYRGKFRLNRSIYTQHCKSNTVIMHPLPRDSRAQANELDNDLNSHPNLAIFRQADNGLLIRMALFALTLGVDNQLEKYECPVNWYSRKADR; this comes from the coding sequence ATGAATCAGTTCGAAGGATCCCATATCCTCTCCGTAAACCAGTTAGATCTTGACTCAATCCAAACTATTTTTAATGTCGCTAGCCGCATGATGCCCTATGCACTTCGAGAGAAGCGCAATAATGTGCTCGATGGCGCCATTTTAGGTAACCTGTTTTTCGAACCCAGTACCCGTACCCGCGTCAGTTTTGGTTGCGCCTTTAATTTACTTGGCGGCCATGTGCGTGAAACCACAGGTATGGCTTCATCGTCTTTATCTAAGGGTGAGTCCCTGTACGATACGGCGCGGGTGTTATCCACCTATTCCGATGTGATTGCGATGCGTCATCCCGACTCTTACTCGGTAAAAGAGTTTGCCGAAGGCAGCCGCGTCCCAGTGATCAACGGCGGCGATGGTTCGAACGAACATCCGACTCAAGCCCTGCTCGATTTATTTACTATTCAAAAAGAACTTAAGTGTGCTGGCCGCGGTATCGATGGCATGCACATCGCTATGGTGGGCGACTTGAAATTTGGCCGTACAGTGCATTCTCTGTCGCGCTTACTCTGCATGTATAAGAACATTAGCTTCACACTGATTTCGCCTGCTGAATTAGCCATGCCTGATTATGTGATCTCTGACATTGAAAATGCTGGCCATAGCATCAAAATAACCGACCAACTTGAAGGCCATTTAGATAACGCAGATATTCTGTATCTTACTCGCATTCAAGAAGAACGCTTCCCTTCACAGGAAGAAGCGAATAAGTATCGCGGCAAGTTCCGCTTAAATCGCAGTATTTACACTCAGCATTGCAAATCTAACACTGTCATTATGCATCCGCTTCCAAGGGATTCACGTGCGCAAGCCAATGAGTTAGATAATGATTTAAACAGCCATCCTAATCTTGCTATCTTCAGACAGGCGGACAATGGGCTGTTAATTCGCATGGCTTTGTTTGCATTGACACTCGGCGTTGATAATCAACTCGAAAAATATGAGTGTCCAGTTAATTGGTATTCACGTAAAGCCGATCGCTAA